ACAGACAATGGCAAGCCATTTGATAAAATTCATGAACAAGATTTGTGATCTCTTCGGTTCAAGCAACGTAAATCTTCTATGTATCATGTTGCCGCTAACGGTCTAGCTGAGGCGTTCAATAAGACTCTGAGTAACTTGTTAAAAAAGTTTGTCTCCAAGTCCAAACGAAATTGGCATGAATGAATGAAAGAAGCTTTGTGGGAATACAGGATGACTTACTCCACACCAACGCAAGCAACCCCATGCTCGCTTACTTATGGAGTTGAATCATTCCTACCACTTGAGTGCCAAATACCTTTTTTACGACTTGCTATTCAATAAGGGTTCACCGAGGAGGAAAATGCTCGATTGCGTCTTGTAGAGTTAGAAGCACTTGATGAAAATAAGCTGGAGTctcaacaaaatcttgaatgttatcaagcccGTCTATCTCGTGCCTCCAACAAAAAGGTTCGCTTGAGGTCCTTCCATGTAGGAGATCAAGTCCTTGCAATAAGGAGATCCGTTATTGTTTCCCATAAGTCTGGGGGCAAATTCACCTCAAAAATAGGACGGGCCATATGTCATATAACAAGCATATTCAAGTGGCGCTTACAAGCTTGTTGATGCGAATGGCCTGAGGATCGGTCCTATCAACACAAAGTTCTTGAAGAAGCACTATCCTTGAAGCAATATAATGCTCTTTGACGTACGAGCATAAACTGCATGTTACTCCTGGCCCGCAAGAGTATAAAATGTGCACgacaccccccaaaaaaaatcagtcctctaggttgaaaacctcgTGAGAGGcagcctaggcaaaagttaggacacaaaaaaaaaggggttcaCTAGGTTGAAAACCTTGCAAGAGGCGACCCAGGCAAAATTTAGGATACGAAAAAAAAACTCTCTTTTCTGAACTATaaaatgacttgatcctctttaccgaggtacgtaggccgCTTAGAATTTTATTCTAAGATCAGTCTCATGAGTTTAAAAAAAACATACATCATTCTATATGTCGTTCGAGTGAAGAATGCTAGAATGAAACCCGCCTAACCCGGCACATGCATATCATCTATACAAACATTCTTTCATTGAAATAGAGACCTTCACCAAATGCTGATGGTTCAAAGGGGGTAAATCTCCATAAAGTGGGTTTCTCCAACGGGATGACTATAGTCTCTTAGCAAGTGGTCAATTCAGCAAGTTGAAGTCTGAAAATCTGCAGATTTTGAAGTTGAAGTCCTCAAATTTGTCAATCAATTTGAAGTCCAAACTTATTATATCTTCAAGTTGAAGTCTTCAAGCCAGTCTTCAAGTTGAAGTTCAAATCTGCCATGTTTGCAAAGTTGAAGTCTCCAAATCTGTTGAGTCTTCAAGTTGAAGTTTCAAATAAACCATGTGGCAAGTTGAAGTTTCAAATCCACCATGTGGTAAGTTGAAGTATTCAAAGTTGACCAAGTATAGTCTTCAAGCTGGCATTAGCGGATTTATCCTTAAAAGGATCTCTAAATTTCCATGCCTTAAGGTGGATTAACTTGGCCACTTTGCACCTTAAGCTAGCCTTTGGTAGATTTATCCTTACAAGGATCTCTAAATTTCCATGCCTTAAAGTGGATAAATTTAGTCCCTTTGCACCCTAAGCTGGCCTTTGGTGGATTTATCCTTAAAAATATCTCTAAATTTCCATGCCTTAAGGTGGACTAGTTTAGTCAATTTGCACCTTAAGCTGGCCCTTGGCATATTTATCCTTAAAAGGATCTCTAAATTTCCATGCCTTAAGGTAGACAATTTTTGTCCCTTTGCACCTTAAACTGGCCTCTTCGTGGAGTTGTCCTTTGATATTCCGTCAATATGGAACTTCGGCGCTGTGATTTTTTCTTTGATATTCCATCGATGTAGATTTGACGTCGTGGAGTTGCCCTTTGATATTCCGTAGATATGGAACTTTAGTGTTGTGATTTGTCCTTTGATATTCTGTCGATATGGACATTTGACGTTGTGGATTTATCCTTTGATACTCCATTGATATGGACATTTGGCATCATGAATTTTTCATTTGATATTATGCTGATATGGGCATTCCATCGGTAAGAGCATTCCATCTTCTTAAGCAATAACTTGTCAGTCCCAAGGTGTCGAAGACAAATGTTAATCTCTCGCATCCTAAGCTGAATGTTTCATGGATACGTCATTGAAAGTAACTCCACGTGTCAGTCTCAAGGTGTCGAAGGCAATGTTAGTCTCTCGCACCCTAAGCTGATTATTTTGTGGATTTGTCTTTTGATACTTCGTCGATATGGAAATTTGGAGTCATGGGTTAGTCCTTTAATATCTGTCGATATGGACATTTGGCATCGTGGATTTATCCTTTGATGTTATGTCGAAGTGGATATTTGGCGTCGTGGATTTGTCCTTTGATGTCTCGTCGATATGAAAAATTGGTGTCGTGGATTTGTCCTTTAGTATTTCGTTGATAAGGGTACTTTGTCGATAAATGCATTCCGTCATTATGGGAGTTCCGTCGATATAAACATTCCATCATAAAGGGCAAGCCGTCGATATGGACATCCCACTGATAAGGGTATTCATCAATAAGAGCATTCTATCAGTAAGGGCATTCCATCTTCTTGAGCAAGAACTTGTCAGTCTCAAGGTGTCGGAGGCAATGTTAATCTCTTGCACCTTAAGCTGATTCCTAATGAATTTTATGTGTTTTGGGcctgaaaaagaaaaaggaaagactGTTAAATAAAAACGCAAAACCaactaaaaaaaaatctcaaactTTGATGCTTGCAAGTCGGGTTCGAATAGCTTGCAGAGCTCACTGGATTTAGGATTGACAAATTATGAGAATCACACAGCTATTTATAGATATCAAGGGGCGGCTACCAAGAGTTGTATCCTATTTGGATTTGGTCACTGGTGGCGGTGATATTGGTAATTTGGAGTTCTAGACCCAAACGAAGTTGTTTCTTACCACATAAATTCTAGACAGAATAGGATTACAATCACCGACCGATGACAATTGCGTACGTCATGGAGGATGCAACATTGTAATTCATGCAGAATCATTTCAATGAAAGGGATTTCTTTTCCAACAAAAACATATTGAAAATCCCTAGCAGCATGTACATAATGTGATCTTGTCTCCATCCATGACAAATGGTCACCGAAGCTTTCCAAGCAATTGGCCGTGCAAATGAATTGCATGGATAATTCTCATTCTAAATTTGACCCAAATTCAGTTTGGTTCCATTGGTACTTCAAAACTAGTCTCTGAGAAATCTCATGAGTTTATATTCCGACAAgtcttgaagtagggggcatttgtggacaatgatattttattaaatttaaattcaCAAAAAATTtggattatattaaattcaagatatattagtccaaataaatgTTTTGAGCTAATATGATTGActtaattatttaagtccaataaatGTGAATTTGATTAATGATTCAATTTTATTGGGCTAGTCCATTAGTTTGAGCTACAAATGATGAACCCACTTTGCTAAGCCCAAGATGTCATCTAATCCTAGAGGCCCAAATCAGCGCCatgtgtcaaatgacgtggcgcgCCAAGTCAAACGAAGGAGCCAATAGGATCATGTCACGTGGCAAAATGATGCAACATGCCTAGTCAAATAAAAGACCAATGAAGATGCGccacgtgtacaagtgacatgttccggccaatcaaatatcgacatgtcagcttaaatctgattggtcgaaagaagcctgtccttatcacaactcctacatcctacaactataaataggggtctcataattcagaaaaaggacagaaattctaacaagaagccagggagagctcgtggatcaaacgccaCAAATTTTcctacaagctaaaagcattcaagtatttttttagaagttctagagatccagacgaagattcaagatcaagcttcaagcccgtgaatccaagtacaagttcaagatcaagcccACCAAATTCAAGATCAAGGTCAAAAGCCCTTGAGTTTATTATTGAATTGAAGAATCAGAGGATTCATAGAGAGTGTAACACTCATATTTCGAAATCAAATACCaggattgttgcgatattttcctgtcttgattattattttctcgacgcgaacTTTATTGTCTACAATTACATCCGATGCAAATAGTAATAACTATTACGTACATCGTATAATTCAATTTTCTACTATCCAACATGTAACACTTTTCAATATATATTCGGAAAAATGGTCAATAAAATTCACACATATTTGGCTTGAGAGCTTCTAGAGAGAAGGATCATATATTTGGTGAAGGATTGGTTTTGTTTCTTTATTATTTTAATATTTGCATGAGTTAGCATCGGTTTGATTCTTTTTAGTTGATTGTATCTAttagattaaaaaataaaaaaataaaaaactattaTCCATCGGAAGTTGAATTTTGTTGTAGGTGTAATTTTTGTGTGAGAAAATATAGTTAAATGactttggttaaaaaaaaattgatagttATGTGGCTTTTGTgttaaaaaatataattaagtgACTTTGATGAAAAACAGTGATTGTTAAGTGACCATTCATGAAGTTTACCAGTTATCTGTACTCTATATTAAACTCACAGGTCAACGGATACTACACAAATTAAAAAAAACTGTTCAGTCTTACTTATCAAATAAGAATACGCTAGGATTTGTTTTATCTAAGGCTACAAGGCTATTTTTCTTAACACACCAAACCAGACGACCCCAAAGGTTGTATTGATGGAGTTCCATTATGATACGTCATACAGGTAGGTTCATTGAGGATTATACCTAATAAGTAATCAGTACGGACTACGGAGTGAAAAAAATTGAATCACCCATGAAAATAGAAGAATATTTTGTGCAGGCCCAACATGTAGCCTCACTGAGCTGGCCAATAATTGATTTAACGATTGATTCGATTACGCGCGAAATAAAGAATAAATGATTACCGCTggctctttctctctctctctctctttttttttaaaaatattttctggACCAATAAAAACTTGTTTCGACCACTTCTATTTTGAGTTTGACACTTTTGGGTTTTGATTAGATACAAGCGTCTTAATTAGAAGAATTGATCAGTAAGCAGCCTCACTGAGCTGGCGTATAGTATTTACAAAAATAAAGTAATATTGTAATTTTCTTATTAAGAAACAGTAGATGAGATGAACAACATCAACTCTAACCCAGGGCAGTCATATTAAAAATAAACTGAATCAATTTCATAAACTGGCGCAGCAATAAAACAAGTAAAAGTAGAACAATGTATCTTACAAATACAAATTTTCagggaaaaaataattaaacatactattttacatatttaaattttattataCATGCACCAATACTGTAAAATTGCAATATGTGGTTGTCTCGATAAGTATATATACTGATGAGAGATCTACGGCTGAGGAACACGAAAGAAGAGTGGAATAGGATTATGAGATTCTGGAGAAGAGTCCCAAACAGAGAATGCGCTGCTTGAATTCATCCATTTCTCAGCCATCTCTGGGTAATGACGATTCAGCACATCTTTCAAACTTTCAGTTGTATTCACCCATTCTAATCCTTTCTTTGTGTATGTTTCCTCGTTGTAATTGCTGGTGAAAAATCTATCTGCCTCTAGCCTCCTGCAAATTCGCAAAACAAATTTCTCTTATAGTAATTCTTTAAGAGAATTAATGCTTAAGATAATATTAAGACAAATTACCTATAATAACAAGTTACAATATTGTAGTTGTGTATACAAAATTTGATGTCTTGAAAATCTAATCTGTAATCACTTTATAATTGACCTAGTTGTGTAATATATTTTTTAGCAAATCTTAAGTTATTTAATCTTTATAGTATCCATGAAAATATTCTTATTTATTTACAAACCTGGATGCCATGACGAGGAATAAGAAAAAGGCAGTTTCAGAAATGGCAAAGCCTTTAATCTTTTTTTCTGCCATGAGTCCCACTAACAGATCCAATTCTTCCACATCATCATCATAAACTTCACGAAGCGTTTTAATAGCTTCCTCATCATCCGTCAAATCTTCCCATTTAGAAATTGGAATTTGCAGCATCCCCCTTCGAAAATCATTGTACCTAGCAACACTTCTTTCTCTATCCCTATAAACTGCCATCCAAACATAACCAATGAATTGAGTGGATTACCAAAATAGATCTAATCTAATTCACTAAtgtttcaaaatatttttaatgAAACAAAGAAATGTTCTAATATgcatttatttaaaaataaaggTAATCAAAATTTTACATTGgggaattttttttcctttttgacgTAGAATTTACAGAGTGACTAGGGTTTGGCGTGGTATAACCAAAAGTCAAAAATTTGACCTTCTGCTCATTTGTGATATGTGAATAAATTACatatattttaattactttaatgTGGTAAAAAGTACTCCTCCGTTCACTTTTTCTTGTCCACTATTAACTTTGCAAGTTCCTTAAGAATTAGTAAATGAAGTATGTATGTTACtataatactcatattaattggtgtataatcTCATTGGACTTGGAGAatgagttattaatgttaagggtaaaactagatttttttttatcttttcttgatatgctaaaaatgACAAGTGAACGtcaacggagggagtattttataACTTCATTGTGATAATAAATAAAGATCATTGACATACTTCATTTATTATGGTTCTAGTAGAAAATGTGTAGTACTTACTTTCAAGGGACGCAAGGTCAATATGATCCGGTCTATCATTTCCATCAGCGTCTTGGGCAACAAGATCCCTCATCCACACTGGATAATTCCAAAGATCAAGAGCTCCACAAGCTTGGTGGCCCATTGAAACCATTTGCTTAGTAAACCCGATTCTTGAtaaattctcctttcctttgcCCCCAATTAATTCTCCCATTGGGATTCTGCAATTtcatttaatttatatattaagTTTATGTATAATTATTAAACTATATGCATTATAATAGTACTGTATGCATTATAATAGTGTATTCATAATATCATTCTTATCACATTAAGACAAATGATTTTTAACCACTACAATAtatattaaaatcacaaaattactTTTTTCTTATTAAATTAACTGAATTTTAACCACGCTATAGCATTGAGGACACAAAATTTTACCCATATATAAAAGCAAGTTTAACTACTTGATGGGTTGGTTTGGACCTTATTTGGATTAAGTTAAGTGACAATACTACTGTAATGGATAAATTAATTACAGTTATTGCAATGCGACCAAAAAAGTTTGACTCTATACTATTATAATGTATAAAATACAGAAGTTTTATTGTTATAGCAAAAGTAACTACTAAATATCCACGTAAattaattatatacacaaaatgagGCCTTACTCATTAGTCAACGGAAGAGACTTATTAGGTCCAGGTGTGACATCTATATTTCTCAGTTGAAGCGTATCGGGCAGGAGTTGATGCATCCGATAGACAGTTACAAATTCCTCAGTTAAGGAATAGGGTACCCCATGATTCTCAGGTTTCTTCATTCCCACATAACCACCAAAAACGGAACCTCCAATGTTAACATGACCAAATGTATCCTTGAATTTCTTTCCTAGTAATCCATACCTGCGATCAAGATTATTTAGTCACAACGACTAGTTAAATCGTGACAAAATGTAAGAATAACCAGTGTTAGAGATCAGCACTAACCAATTTGCACGCATTCCTGCAAGCATGGTGTCGGTTTTGAGAAGCTCAACAGTCCAATCTATTGTGTGAACTTTTGCAATGACAGCAGACGTGACAAGCCTTGCATGACGATACAAGTCCTCGTCCTCCAATTCTGGATATTCTTTCTGAAACAATGAAATCAAGTTTTAAAAGATTTGAGAGTTCATGATAAACATATATAATATGTATGCTAGGTTAAACTTATATATATTGTTAGCGTATTTTATTTGTTGTAGCAGATAATAACCTGCTTTATTTTTTACGTTACTAATTTCTATTTTATGTAAAATTaatgtaattaatttttttaatacaGAAATTAAACTGTTATATGGAGTAATTACTACCTTCAAAGCGTCACAAACAGCATTGTGCTCTTGAACAAAGAGAGCTTGCAGTGCCAGAAGTCCCGCCCAAGTGTTGCGAACATCACCAGAGATGATTTTCCCATTTTCATCTTGTTGGATGAGACCATTTTCTGATAGTTTCAACTTTCCGTCTTTAAATGTTCTCACTTTCTCCAAGACCTCTGTGTTGCTCCCGTAAATTACACTTCCGTCCCTTCATATACGTGCACGTATATgagacaaaaataaataaataaaaacaaaaatatgctttCTTTAATTTGATAAGTAGCATATCGTCATTGTCCAAAGTAATATCGTTTAAGGTTTTGGTACACCCATTAAGAAATTATGTAATATGTTAAAGTTATTTGATCGAATTATATCCTTCTTTAGACTTTTTAGATCACTTACTGTATTAAGAATACATGTGCGAAATTAATTAACACCctcttttcttttctaattcaaCATTTAGTTTGGCTAAATTGGACGAAAAGGAGAATAATTTTAGGCCATCATTTGGTGACAAGAAGGCAGATATTTACTCATGATTGTAGCATGAACTTAGGGCTCTTACCACCACGGGGTACGACTGTTCAAATGACCGGTTTTGATTTCATAAAAGCCCGTAGGAATTTCCTTGGTCTTCTTAAACTTAAAGGACTTGAGAGGGCACTCACTTGCAACTTCTTTAGGTGCTCTAAGCTCAATCTGTGTACAACATTAATATTACCAAAAAAGTACATCACAAATTAAATGAACACATTTCATTATCAAAAGAAAAACAAGTAGGCTGACCTGTTCAGTGTCTTCCAAATGATCGATCCAATCGTGAACCATAAATTGTATCCAAGAGGCAGCAATCATGTTAAACTGTTTTCCTGTGTCCACGAAGTTTCTCCGGGCTAGCAGCTTCGTTGCTACTACCATTGGATCGGGCTTCTTTAACTAAATTTAAATTTTtcataaaagaagaaaaagaaattaaaataattctTTTATCATTAAGTTACTGAAAACTAAATCGTCTATAAGCAAAAAGAAATTTGTAACCCGAAAAGGACGCATGTTATTCACTTTGACAGTTTGCCTATCGGTATAATAATAAAGTCAATAATAGCAAAGATTATTATGTCATCTATAAAGGACTACCAGACCTATTAGTGGCGGCTTCAGATCCTGTCATTAAAATAGTGATTTTAAAATGCAGCGTTTACTTTGCCTTGATTTTATTATGAACTACCTCCTTTTCTTATCTCATCTAACTTATTGAACGTGCCTATATAGAAAGTCAAAGATGATTTGACAGGATTCAAGAAGTAAATAAATCTTAATAAACATATCCATTAATAAGTTTTGAACAACGAAGAAAAATTCGGttaccaaaataaaataaaataaatgaatgAAGGAGAAAATTGCTTCCTAATAAATAATTATATTAATGATAAATAATAAAGGGTTGATTATAGTAATTTATAACATACAAACTAAAAAAGAGGGCAAGAAGCAGTTATATATACAGTAGTACCTTATTATGCTGATCAACAGGCATCATATTCCTTCCAAAGAAAGAAAATTCACTGCCTGCTCCTTCATTGAAGGGATCATTGTATTTACCATCAGCAGTTCTATAAGGATAATCCGTTGGATTTGATCGGACGCCGGTAGGTGTTCTACCAACGTTGATCAAATTGTATTCCTGATGAAGGCGCCGTCGCGCTCCAAGATAAAGTAGCCCAAAGAACACCGGTAGCCGGTGCCACAGATTCCGTTTATCAACGAAATGAACAATCTGCATGCATGTCATCACAGTAATTAAAACAAAATttaaaccaaaaataaaataaaattatatatatatatatatatatatatatatatatatatatatatatatatatatatatatatatatatattacagcGGAAAGTTTGTCTTACGATCGAGGCTGTCTTCCAaatgtaaaatttattttttctcaATTAGTAAGGcattattagtagtcgcattatcgtagtataattttctgtgctctgatttatgctattatctgttatttcctgtgttTTGATTATTTTATGTTATCTgcgtcgcttgcgttacttcattttcatatcgctttgaatctcttagccttatctgacctttttttatatttttttattgagccgagggtctttcggaaacagtcgtccTACCCTGGTAagagtaagatctgcgtacactctaccctccccagaccccacgttgtgggatttcactgggttgttgttgttgttgttgtagtaaggCATTAAAGGGTGTTTGGTATGATTGAATTATTTTTCGATAATATCTTATTTTATGTGGTTGGAGAGTGAAAAATAATTTTCGCAAAATATCTGTTAACGGTTGATAATTATATAAATCAGATTGTGTTTTGATGAAACTTCTTAGTATTATAGATTGATAGTAATATGTAATGGTGGGAAAAACAATGATATAAAGTTATAAAATGAGATAACTATGAAGGAAATTAGCAATCTCGGCCAAAAAGCCAGGGTCGACGATGTGttttccaaaaatattttctGACAACCAAACACCTGAATATATAGGGAAAAAAATTTCTTGGCACCAAAGAGCACATACTAGAAACAATCATGAATTAGGGATacacaataaactaaagtaaaGAATTACCAGAAACAAAAATTTGTCGACAAGAGTCATTCTCTCAAAGATCTTATGAAAATCTTTGTGGATGAAACTAAGGAGAGGGGATAGCAACAGATTCTTGAGGGATGCCATAACAAAAGACATATTTTTACTGGAAATATCACTTGTAATATGAGGTTATACGCTTTGgagtacgtatatatatatatatggagggaACATAATATCCTCTATACAATATTATGTTGGATGCATTGCTTTGACAATTCTAATTTAGCCGCCTAAGGAAAACAGTTCCACTTGAAATttgaatggaaaaaaaaaatataccgtGCACGTTGAGAAGTAGACAGCAGAGAAAAATATTACACGAGTATATATTTCAAATACGAGAAAAAAATACTACTACATATGATATGAGGCGTTTTCCGTACATGTGACCCAATAACCACTTTCTTTTTGTAAAACTGGAGTAGTGTGGTCTGATAAATGAGATTTATCTATTTTCGGGTTTGAATGAGGGACGGATGTACAATTCGCGGCCTCTGAActctatttaatatatataaattattaatttagaattcAGTAACTTAAAAAGACTAAAATTTTAACCATAGTCCTAAACCCACATTTGGTTCATGTCTTTGTATGTTTGAATTAGTTAAGCTAGTGAATTTCGAATAGCAGATGGTGATACTAAaaagtaatatttattttttggttGCAGAAAATATTAATCGCACAGTTGAGGCAGCTAGCTTAAGTCTTAAACTAATCATACGATCATATTCAATGTGAGCTAATTAATTTGCTGTCACCATTTAAATATGACAGTGTCAATTGTTATAACGATTGAATGTAATGATATACACGAAATATTTTCAAATTGCATATAACAGTTTAAAATTGTGTAACTTGAAGAATAATAAAATGTAGAATGGACCTCATGCCGTGTGACATTAATTTTTGCAGAGTCTAACTACCCAAAAAATTGAATAAATCTGAATATAACATCTCCAATGCCAACCAGAAGACGATGAATAATTAAGCTGAAACCAATTTAAAATTGGAGTATTCTAATAAACACGAGGCCAACAAATAATTAAGTAATCATTTTTCTTCACACAGCTCTTCGCATTCAAACTtttaggaaatcaatccgtgatctgtattgatgtatgaaattcattatatacaaagtaggtatctaactatcagcataatactaggctaaattat
Above is a genomic segment from Lycium barbarum isolate Lr01 chromosome 12, ASM1917538v2, whole genome shotgun sequence containing:
- the LOC132624801 gene encoding alpha-dioxygenase PIOX, which produces MSFVMASLKNLLLSPLLSFIHKDFHKIFERMTLVDKFLFLIVHFVDKRNLWHRLPVFFGLLYLGARRRLHQEYNLINVGRTPTGVRSNPTDYPYRTADGKYNDPFNEGAGSEFSFFGRNMMPVDQHNKLKKPDPMVVATKLLARRNFVDTGKQFNMIAASWIQFMVHDWIDHLEDTEQIELRAPKEVASECPLKSFKFKKTKEIPTGFYEIKTGHLNSRTPWWDGSVIYGSNTEVLEKVRTFKDGKLKLSENGLIQQDENGKIISGDVRNTWAGLLALQALFVQEHNAVCDALKKEYPELEDEDLYRHARLVTSAVIAKVHTIDWTVELLKTDTMLAGMRANWYGLLGKKFKDTFGHVNIGGSVFGGYVGMKKPENHGVPYSLTEEFVTVYRMHQLLPDTLQLRNIDVTPGPNKSLPLTNEIPMGELIGGKGKENLSRIGFTKQMVSMGHQACGALDLWNYPVWMRDLVAQDADGNDRPDHIDLASLEIYRDRERSVARYNDFRRGMLQIPISKWEDLTDDEEAIKTLREVYDDDVEELDLLVGLMAEKKIKGFAISETAFFLFLVMASRRLEADRFFTSNYNEETYTKKGLEWVNTTESLKDVLNRHYPEMAEKWMNSSSAFSVWDSSPESHNPIPLFFRVPQP